The genomic interval CTGAATTAAGCCTGCATCATCTAATAAATAATCAACAGTATTTAAAAGAAAATCTTTATTACCAAACTGTTGATTCGTCCATTTATCTCTATTTAAATCGAACGGTTGCTTTTTTAAAATCTGATTTTTTCCAATATCACCATCAGAAATTACAACCATTTTATTGTTGGTTGCATGCTCTTTAAAAAGCGGAGTTTCAAATGGTTTTACTCTGTCTTTATAAGCCGATTTAAAATTACCTTCTAGTAAAACTGCAACTAACTGATTTCCGCCTCTGTATTCATCTTCAATTACTTCATCGGCAATAGATTGTAGCTCAATAAAACTAGGTGTTCCAATTCTTTTCGTTAAAGTAGAGCTTAATAATAAAGGTGTTTTTTTAATGTTGTTTTTTAACGTATCTATTTGGTTTGCAAATTGCAATCTAACAGGAGAAACATTTTTTGTAATTGGATGATTTGGATTTCCGCCAACCAAAGGATGGAAAAACCAATCTAAATTTTTAAACTGCGTTTGATTCCCAACTTTACCCGTTGCTAAAGGGATTTGAGCAGCAAATAAGTCTTTAATCAGAGTGGTGTTAATTCTAATTCCGTAAGAAAATAATAGGTCTGTTAAGTTTAAATCTCTTGGATACGCTAACATTTTTCCAGAATTGAACAAACTATCTTGATCTGCTTGCACATTATCTAGCATCCACAATGTTTTTCCGCCATTGGCGATGAATTGATCTAAAGTCAGTTTTTCTTTCTCTGTAAATTTCTCAGTTGGTTTTGCAATAATAGCCAAATCTAAAGAAGTTAAATCTTTAAGAGTTTGCTGTGGGTTGATTTCTACAGAGTCTAATGTAAATTTTGCTAATTTATATTTCTTAGCAACTTCACTTAAAAAACTATATTGATAAATGTCTTGTAATTCTCCGTTTCCATTAATTACAGCCACACTTTTTTGTTTATTTTGGGTAACAGAATTAATCGCATTAGAAAAACTATATTCCA from Polaribacter sejongensis carries:
- the gldG gene encoding gliding motility-associated ABC transporter substrate-binding protein GldG, yielding MNKNIKNSILIIVGLILLNVINQSFYKRFDLTADNRYTLSETTKNILSKVDNPLFVTVYLEGDFPSEFKRLQAETRQYLEELATTNSNIRINFENPDNQREELIKRGMLPSQLTVEEDGKLSEAIIFPFAEVAYGKKSTVVSLLPNAIVASQDEQLQKAIENLEYSFSNAINSVTQNKQKSVAVINGNGELQDIYQYSFLSEVAKKYKLAKFTLDSVEINPQQTLKDLTSLDLAIIAKPTEKFTEKEKLTLDQFIANGGKTLWMLDNVQADQDSLFNSGKMLAYPRDLNLTDLLFSYGIRINTTLIKDLFAAQIPLATGKVGNQTQFKNLDWFFHPLVGGNPNHPITKNVSPVRLQFANQIDTLKNNIKKTPLLLSSTLTKRIGTPSFIELQSIADEVIEDEYRGGNQLVAVLLEGNFKSAYKDRVKPFETPLFKEHATNNKMVVISDGDIGKNQILKKQPFDLNRDKWTNQQFGNKDFLLNTVDYLLDDAGLIQLRNKTLQIRTLDKQKAFKERTFWQFLNVILPLILLFAFGFVFNYLRKRKYSRL